The genome window TCACTCCACCTATTAGATACATCATTGCTGGAACAACCGGAACCAGCATCCTTGGTTGTCCACCAGCTTCCCTGCACATACATCTCTTGGTCAAGGGATAGGAGGAATAAAAACTACCAACACTCTAATATTTATTCATTTAGATCAGACCTACAATGTTTAATACATAAGAAACATTTCATCAACCACCGAGCCTTGTCCTGGTGTTTGGTTCCCCTCTTCGCCTGGAAGAGCTATTGGCATCAGATATTCTGACCTCAGTATTCTAAAAGAAATTGACAGGAATACATGGTGAATCTTCGGCTTCCATCTGACTGGAAAGGCGTGTAGGTCATTAATGGCTGACGCTAATCTGTTCATAGAACTTCTCGTGGTTCACATCAAGAAGTGGTCTCATCATATGAGGATTCACTAGGTGCAGCTAGCTGGAATCAGAAGATTTGCATGTAGGCATTCTCAAGACTTGCCTACTGGTCAGTCAAGAAAACAGTCACCTCCTAAtaatgaaatgtttcatccacaagGTATTATAGATTGACCTCAGCTGTAAGAATCACACTGGTTTTATTTCATTTCAGTGCCCACTCATATGCAGATTATGTTCTGACTCATTCAGCCTCCAATGGACATGACTTGAAGCTGAGTCTGTTGAAAAGGTACCATCACCACAGGCTTCTTCAAGAACACCAATTACTTTCAAGGATACATCAGATtggcaaaaattaaaattttgaatgtAACAGCATAGCAAGTTCTCAGATAAGCTTGATTTAACTTAAAAAGACCACTCAGTCTACAAAAATCCAGGGATCCATGAACCTGACCCATATCATTTACAAATGCAATTTGGTTGATTTTCTTAATCATCCTTTATTGTGACGCATAGTTTAGTTAATAACAACTATGAAAATGATACCGATCAACTTAAATGGATGCACCATTTGCAACTGGATTAATGGTATTGCCTAGCATGTGTCCTCGACACCAAAGAACCAAGCAACCTTGCACCAAAGCTGAAGAAAGGAAGAACcatcagatttttttttaagaaagaacaatccGGTATGCTACATAAATTATTTTCTTATGAAAATGAAACTAAAGAAAAGAAGTGATCGATGTAATTCAAAATGTTACCACCATGAgtcaagagaggaggaagaaacatTAATTGGGAGTTAAATGAGTGTTCAATATACCACATAATTCCAAATGTTATTATGATGTCCGAGAGAGAGGAATAACGGTTGATTGATTGCATGAAAATGAAAAGGTTTTTTATGCATTCTGCTGTGACTCCAAATGTAATCATAAAAATGCTTGATAGAGGAAGAATCAGATCAGTTGTGAATTAATGAGTATTTAAAAACATAAAAGGATGACAAATGGGTTACTGATGCATTCCAGTTTAATTCCAATTGTTATCTTAGTGAGAGTTCAAGagaggaaagggaagaagactaGGTAAAATTAGCGATTGAGATACAGAAGGCGCACAAGCAGACTACTGTCACACTAGTAGAATCCCTTCCGTATTAATGCTCATGGTTGATAGGTTTCAGAAAGGGAATTGCACGATAAGTCTTCAGAATTCCTGCAATTACGTCATAAGCAAAAGTGAAAAGCAACCAAGTGTTTCTCTataatgctttagaaataaaagactAGACAAACTCACCAACAAAGTAGTTTATGTTAATTGCATAGCTAGCTGTAATTCCCAAACGGTAGAAAAAGTATGCAGAGATCAGTCACTTGCTTACCGTCTCTATCGCACTTTGCAGCTTCGTTCGCGTAGAGACCAATATCCATCTCTGTGATGCAGTGTGAGGAATGTTAGGTTCAATCATTCAATTCTTTGAACTAGatcagaaggaaaagaagaaaaaggaacacaACTAGGAGCCGTTCCTACCATCAGATTCCCTGCGGCCTCTAACTTCTGCTCCAACACCGGCTTCGGTAGCGGCCTCGATTCTATCTCTATCCTGGAAATGGAGAACTGTTTGCAGATAAACCCCTCACCGCCGACTCAGTTCTTACCGGGATCGGTGGTGGTCGGAAGGACTCCGGTCGAACACTTGAGCGGCTTCTTCGTGGGGAGGCCGACAGGAATAGAGGGCGAACGAGGATCCCATGCGGAAAGAATGACGGCACGGCAGACCTTGAAGGCGGAGGAGTCGAAGACGATCATCGTCGACGGAGGAGGACTGCGCCCCCGCGGCCCTTCTGCTTCCTTCCACTGCTGTGCCGCTCCCCCGAGGCGGGATCGAAACTAACGGGCGGTGATTGGTTGGGCGCGAAAACAGATGCGTATGaaaaacttgaattcaaatgcaAAAAATATTATTAGTATCATTATAACAAGCAAAAATTacgtaataaatatttttataaatattcgaATATGTTAATATGAACAAAATCAAAGCACAAACGCGAATATATGGGACCCATGAGTCATTATTGTGGTGCAaaaggtttttttattttttgttttacgtAATCCTATTCTGGATGTGATACTCCAACAACAAACTCGATGGTGAATGGCGTACGTGTCGAAAGAGGTGGGAATTGACTAGAAAGATTGGGAAACCATACGTCATGAACTTAACTACCTTTTAATGGAGCTCCGTATTTAGACTCCCACGTCACCTCACCGCGCCCACCCCTCCCTCCATCCTCGCCCATGCTCGCATGTGATTCGTACGCCGCACCCATCCCTTGCTGCCTCACCGACCATTCCACGTGGCAAGCAGTAATTGATTGCATTCAATTATCGTATTCCCACGCTTCGCCCACACCGTACATCGGCGGGATCACGACTATTCTACGACGTGGCATCTTTTCAGCTTCCTTGTTTGCGGCCCCCGAGAGACTCACCAATGAGATAGTGCCCTTCTCATGATCCCGTTGCATCAACCCCAAACGAGCTTCACTTTCGCTTGCCGACTTCTACGGCAAATAGTTCCGTGACACGTGTGGTGACAGACGTACGAAGCTTCGAACCTCTGCCGACCTCACCGAAGCACGTAGCTTCGCGACACGTGTAAACGTAGCTCTCCATCGAGCGCGTCTGCGACAGGATCCGTTAGCGACGCGTCGAAAGTCGTCGGAGGGGAAAAGAAATCTTTCCCGTCGTGTTCAATGCCGTTCCATCTCGTATTCCGAACATCCTTCTGAATCGCCGTGTCGGTATGTTATGGGAAGATAGAGTGGGACCCAAAATCATGGCCAATATTAGGAAAATTAAGAGTGTGCGCTGCGCCGTATAAAATAGCTGATGCTTCGAACGGGAGGAAGACGCTAGCATCGTTCGTTGTATAAGAAAAGTCGGTGCGAAAATATTACTTGTACGTACTTTAAAACACAGGATGGCTTTGTTTAGCTTTTGACACCACAACAGCATCATGGACGCTACCCATTCATCGCCTCTATAAATAGAGGAAGCCAAGGCAGCTTCCAGTATTCGTCCCATCGGTACTCATCGCAGAACACCAAGACCGAAGACCAAGCAAGAAGACAGCTTTCGGTAATCACTGGAACATTCACCATGACGGtgagtcttctctctctctctctctctctctctctctctctctctctctctactttacTTTTGGTTGCATAACGCTAACCGTCGCAAGGTGTTTTCTTCTCAGATTGTGGAGATGTGCGTGCATATGGATTGCGCAGGTTGTGAAAGCAAGATAAGGAAAGCCCTGCAGAAGTTAGAAGGTGAGAACACATTTGGAACAGTCTTCTTTCCATGAACCCTTCCATGGTTTGTTCCTCCTCTGGTATGAGCAGAAGAGATACTGACAACTGAGCTATGGAGCAGGAGTTGACAATGTGGAGATCGATATGGGAAGTCAGAAGGTGACGGTGACGGGATATGTTGaccagaagaaggtgctcaaggcgGTGAGGAGGACGGGGAGGAGGGCGGTGCTGTGGCCTTACCAGTACAGCGCCGAGCAACACCACACCTTCAACCACCAGTACCACCAGCACCACCCGGCACTGGCTCAGGCCGGCGTCAGTGGCCCGTCTTCTTCCTATAACTACTACAAGCATGGCTACGACGACTCTCGCATACATGGATACTACCAGCAGCCTGCCATGACTGGGAACAGGACTGGAGATATCTTCAGTGATGAGAATCCAAATGCTTGTTCTGTCATGTGATCTTCATCTTGTTTTTCTTGTTCCACGTTGTGCTTCATAAGATTACACTTACGAAAACTCGCCATAGTTGAATCTCACAATGGATCaaggatattttttttttgacatgATTGTATCGGAGGGAGAAAATTAGATTTGGAGCTACGCAAACAAAAATTGATTTGAAGTTTGGAGTTCAGATTTGCGATGAgaggaataaaaaaaattctccttTCATACTTCAAAAATTCGAgcaatatattaataaaaaagtcTCTATATCCATTTTTTTGGTCGAAGACGATCCCGGTTTTCATTTTTCCCATATAGTATGCTATTTCTTGAAATTTCATAAATGTCTTTTCCTTTCCTTCCATGCTCATCACCTTCGCCTATCAACATCATCCACCTATTGCCTTTGTCACCTTCACCCTATCAGCACTACTCATGCACTTGTCATCTCTGCTCGCTATTCCACTAGAGGTCTCACACCTTTGTGTGATGTCTTCGTTGCCCGTCATACTCTTTGCCTTCACCTCCTGCTCTTATCCCAAGACCTTTATATTCTTTCACCCGCAAAAGAAGAGGTGAAGGCAACAAGCCGAAAAAGAGCCAAGGTAATGACCATGACAAGCAAGAAAGGGCCTAACCCTCACAGTGGGAATAAGGACAAAGGGTGCGAAGCCTTATAGTGGAAGTAGGGGTGAAGGTGAGTGGCACAAAAGACAGGTGGGGGATATCAAAGGGACAAAAGGAgatgaaaataattaaatttatggAACGaaaagatatttataaaattttaacaaaTAGGGATACtatattgaaaaaaatatataaaaaataagccCCTTATGGGAAAACACAAAAAAATGAGAAGCATTTTCAAAGAAAATCAcccataaaataataattaataaggtgacggtaaaaaataaaaatagaattgAGTACTTTTCACTCCCAAAATATCATGATAATGACTATTAATATTAACGAAAGGATATCAGTCATTGTTGGTGTGGTCATCTTCTTTCTAAGATAGCTTTTACAAGCACGGTCTTGGACCAGAACCTCATCTGTTCCATCTTGGATATTTAATGATCCGACTCAATAGAAATAGGAACCCTAAAAAGAGACCCAACACAATCATAAACATCGCCTTCGTTGGCAGGCTCGCCGCTAAATAACAGGCTTTCGATGCTTGAAACCCATGGAAGGTTTGTTGCACACAGACTCGAAGCGGAAGAATCACCAAGCTCGGGAGATCGCCACCTGCGAGACTCAAGGTTTCTTCGTGAATTCTCCTCTATTTCTTCCAATCTTTTCCCTTCCCCTTCGATTCCGATTTCGACAACGAACTGCGAATTCGTCCGGATTTACTTCTATAATGTCGTCCATAAAGTTTTCAAGGGCAACTCAAATCGCTTCAAGTGAGTTGGTCTGAAATCAACCATCTCTTTGGTCATTCATGGAAATGGTCTTGCTAGCCTCTCTAAATCGAGGGCTAGGGTTGGCTCTTGGGAACGCGGTGGAACcgatgttaggatccttttatttttcttttattttctgtgcttttcttttattttctgcacatttattaagtctgtttagttcagttaaagtcgaaactctataaatagggatgtaactgcttcttttcggttatctatgaaaaatactatttagtcttttgataaaccctaggaggccgatcccctcgaagtgatcaaggaggtcgatccccttgaagcaatcatctctttctcttcattcttttacgataagactttagggtattTACGATCAGAAATTGGTTAAAACGATAActtttgggtacatttattgaaggtcttattctagagatctggtgtgaggttaaggctcgtcaaccccgcactatgatgatTGCAATTTCATTTGCACGCTTGTATGAGGAAAAAATAAgtatggaatatcgtcgaaacagaggtgccaacaaacaagtgattagcaggcaacctacctcatctactcctagtcgaaattATAACACTCGCAGACTAACCCGAGACGAACTCAAGAAAGGTCAGCAAAGAGTTTGTACCggcattgtgatgaaaagtggaATAAGAAGCACCGATGCAAATAagaaagacttttgatgattgaatcgaTCGAGGAGGAACAAAGCGTCAGATTTCGATCATGAAgatatgaaaactgatgaagatgttgaagccatcacacatatagtgcatgcttggctagctactctaatccacaaactataaaaattggggcaactctgaaacaccagcttgtcactattttgattgatacaggtagaactaataattttatagataGGAAAGTTGCAGCTCGATCAGCTTATCACATCGAATGTTGTGAAAAATTTGAagtcaagtgctcaaagataaaaccaaCTTTGCAAGGCCAAGAATTACTtatagatttctttttattacctttggaagactatgaagtggtgcttggaATGGAATGACTATCAAACCTAGatgatgtctcctggaatttttctaaactaattatgaagttcaTTGTTAATGAAAAATAGGTGACTCTTAAAGGAAGATACAGAGGGTataactatcactagccatcggatggagtggGTCCTCCAAAAGACACACATTGGATTCTTGGTGCAATTGCAGAACATTAAAAAGGAAACGATAGTGAGCATCCCAACTGGAAATAATAAATCATTACTAATAGAGTTTGCAGATATATTTGTAGAGCCACACGGACTTTCACCTctcagatgtcatgatcatcggatcccactattacccgagaaggcaccaaccaacgtCCGGCCTTATAGATTCCCACATTTTCAAAAGGCAGAGATATAGAGGATTGTCACAAAGATGCTCAAtacaggagttatacgagctagtgttgtaatatcccattagtcccacattagaagtgggcaatgtgtatgattagcttatatgagcctgatgagtgtactacattaactcctgcttaagcattttggtccgcggttgaaggaccaaaatgaagttattgaccagttggctcatcagactcgggtcatgacaaGTGTTAGCCCTTATATATTTTGGTCCGCCTTTTGAGTTAACCAATGCATCCTCTACCTtcaagagtttaatgaatgatatattttaggcttatctccgtaagtttgttctggttttctttgatgatattttaatatacaatcCTTCCCTAGAAAGCTATTTATTACATTTATGAATTGTCTTTAATATCCTttgtgagcatggtctttttgtcaagaaatccaagtgccgttttgggcaacctgaggttgagtacctcggccatatcatatctcaaaagagtgttacaattgatccttcaaaaatccaagtgatgacagactagTCAATTCCAAAgttaatcaaagctttaagggggttcttgggactaacaggcTATTATCAAAAGTTTATGaagaattatgataaaatcaatgCCACCTTGACGTCACTTCTGAAGAAAGATGCAT of Musa acuminata AAA Group cultivar baxijiao chromosome BXJ2-3, Cavendish_Baxijiao_AAA, whole genome shotgun sequence contains these proteins:
- the LOC135607689 gene encoding heavy metal-associated isoprenylated plant protein 28-like; this encodes MTIVEMCVHMDCAGCESKIRKALQKLEGVDNVEIDMGSQKVTVTGYVDQKKVLKAVRRTGRRAVLWPYQYSAEQHHTFNHQYHQHHPALAQAGVSGPSSSYNYYKHGYDDSRIHGYYQQPAMTGNRTGDIFSDENPNACSVM